In Atribacteraceae bacterium, the genomic window AGAATGATCTTCCCCGCTTCCGCCGCCATTTGTCTGGCAGGGTCGTCTATTTCTTCATGGACGACAATGACGAATACGGATCGATTGATGACTTCCGCCACATCATGGACGAACTGGCCCCGGAAGTGATCGGAATACCGATCGTTTCCTGCCTGAATCCTACCCTGAACATCCCATCTCTCTATAGACAGTACCGAACAGTCGCTACAGAGTACGCCCGCCGGGTGTTTGGGTGAAGTGCGAGAAGGTCAATATCCGACTTGTCACTGTTGACTGGTGTGGTATAATAAGCAATAGTATTTATACTACTTTTCCCTGGGGAGCTCCCGGTGCGGGGCTGAGAGGAGAGCGCAGACTCTCGACCCATCGAACCTGAACTGGTTAATGCCAGCGGAGGGAGATGGGCCAAATTCTGTCTTGAAGCCGCCTCCCCGGTCGGGATGCGGCTTTTTTTATGGAGACGTTCCCCGAATATGTGAAGGATCCCGGGATCAATCTGGAGGTGTACGGAATGATTCACCAGTCATTGAAGCACCTGTCCTATACGGCGTTGTTCACGGCCGGAGCAGTTCTTTTGTCCGGGCTTAGTTTTCCCGCTGGACCGGCCCGCGTTTTTCCCTTTCAACACGCGATCAACGTGCTGGCAGGGATCCTGATCGGTCCCTGGTACGGGACGGTGGCGGCCTTATTGGCCGGATTGATCCGCATGTCGCTTGGTACGGGAACAATTTTCTCTCTGCCGGGCGGGATTCCGGGGGTTATCATGGTCGGACTGGCGTACCGGTATTTGAAAAAAGATTGGGTGGCATTTATCGAACCGTTGGGTACCGGACCGATTGGAGCGACGCTCAGCGCCCTCGTTGTTGCGCCGTATTTGGGTTTGACCGGGACGCTGGCTTTTTTTCAGAGCGCTTTTTTGGCCAGCAGTATCCCGGGGTGCCTGATCGGATTTTTACTGGTCCGTGCCCTACGGAAAGTGAGCCGGTTTTCCCTCGGAGAACAGGAATCTCCGGGATCACCATGAATAACCTCGAGGAAAATAACGGACAGGAGAACCCATGGAAAGACCGAACCCACTGACCCATCTACCCACTGACCCATCTACCGATAATGAATTTTCCAGGCGCTGCCGGAGCGTGTTCGATCGGATCCAAAAAGAGCGTCCCTTGATTCACCATATCACCAACATCGTTGTGGCCAACGACAATGCCAATGCCATGCTGGCGGTGGGGGCGTTGCCGGTCATGGCCCAGGCGGTCGAAGAAGTGGAGGAGATGGTTGCCCAGGCTCAATCCCTGGTGGTCAATTTCGGAACATTGAACAAGGATGTCATAGAAAGCGCGATTCTGGCCGGGCGAAAGGCCAATCAACTCAATATCCCGGTGGTATTCGACCCGGTAGGAGCGGGGGCGACCGGATTTCGGACTGAGGCA contains:
- the thiW gene encoding energy coupling factor transporter S component ThiW; the encoded protein is METFPEYVKDPGINLEVYGMIHQSLKHLSYTALFTAGAVLLSGLSFPAGPARVFPFQHAINVLAGILIGPWYGTVAALLAGLIRMSLGTGTIFSLPGGIPGVIMVGLAYRYLKKDWVAFIEPLGTGPIGATLSALVVAPYLGLTGTLAFFQSAFLASSIPGCLIGFLLVRALRKVSRFSLGEQESPGSP